Proteins from one Streptosporangium becharense genomic window:
- a CDS encoding ABC transporter ATP-binding protein: protein MITFNGVTKRYADGTVAVDGLSLDVHTGGITVFVGPSGCGKTTSLRMINRMIDPTEGQILLDGVDVTTIDPPTLRRGIGYVIQQAGLFPHRKIVDNVATVPQLLGWSRKRARDRAMELLERVGLDLKLADRYPFQLSGGQQQRVGVARALAADPPVLLMDEPFSAVDPIVRTSLQEELLRLQSELRKTIVFVTHDIDEAVKLGDRVAVLRVGGRLAQLDDPATLLARPADDFVREFLGRDRGIRRLSFISAEGIALRADLLVPATADVSAVRDAGEPWLAVVDGDGRPLGWAAAKDLPDSGTVADADLVPSGTFVAGRDSMRAALDATLLSPAGNAVAVDESGRAVGVVTREALDEALAGTAGGARG from the coding sequence ATGATCACATTCAATGGTGTCACCAAGCGCTACGCCGACGGGACCGTCGCCGTGGACGGTCTGAGCCTCGACGTGCACACCGGGGGGATAACGGTCTTCGTCGGCCCGTCCGGATGCGGCAAGACGACGTCCCTCCGGATGATCAACCGGATGATCGACCCGACCGAGGGCCAGATCCTCCTGGACGGCGTCGACGTCACGACGATCGACCCGCCGACGCTGCGCCGGGGCATCGGCTACGTCATCCAGCAGGCAGGGCTCTTCCCGCACCGCAAGATCGTCGACAACGTGGCGACGGTGCCCCAGCTGCTGGGCTGGAGCAGGAAACGGGCACGTGACCGGGCCATGGAGTTGCTCGAACGCGTCGGCCTCGACCTGAAGCTGGCCGACCGCTATCCCTTCCAGCTCTCCGGCGGCCAGCAGCAGCGCGTCGGCGTGGCCCGCGCGCTGGCGGCCGACCCGCCGGTGCTGCTGATGGACGAGCCGTTCAGCGCCGTCGACCCGATCGTGCGCACGAGCCTTCAGGAGGAGCTGCTGCGGCTCCAGTCCGAGCTGCGCAAGACCATCGTGTTCGTCACCCACGACATCGACGAGGCCGTCAAGCTCGGCGACCGGGTGGCGGTCCTGCGCGTCGGCGGCCGGCTGGCCCAGCTCGACGACCCGGCGACGCTGCTGGCCCGCCCCGCCGACGACTTCGTCCGCGAGTTCCTCGGCCGTGACCGCGGCATCCGGCGGCTGTCGTTCATCTCCGCCGAGGGGATCGCGCTCCGCGCCGACCTGCTCGTCCCCGCCACCGCCGACGTGTCGGCCGTGCGCGACGCCGGCGAGCCCTGGCTGGCCGTGGTGGACGGCGACGGGCGCCCGCTGGGCTGGGCCGCCGCCAAGGACCTGCCCGACTCCGGCACCGTGGCCGACGCGGACCTCGTCCCGTCCGGGACGTTCGTCGCCGGACGCGACTCGATGCGCGCCGCGCTGGACGCGACGCTGCTGTCCCCGGCGGGCAACGCCGTCGCCGTGGACGAGTCGGGCCGGGCCGTGGGCGTCGTCACCCGCGAGGCGCTCGACGAGGCGCTGGCCGGGACGGCGGGAGGCGCCCGTGGATGA
- a CDS encoding ABC transporter permease gives MDEEPLVRWDWIGRNWPRIQPLLEDHIVMALVPVVIGLLVALPLGLAGVRWRRLYQPTVGVMNVIYSLPSLAVFIVLIPITGLATRTTVMIPLTFYALAVLIPAVVDGLTSVPDHVRQSAVAMGFTPLRRLLRVDLPIAVPVVLAGLRVATVSSISLVSVGALVGRGGLGYLFIDGWQRQFYTPIVVGIVLVVVLAGLADLMLVLAQRLLTPWARARGSA, from the coding sequence GTGGATGAGGAGCCGCTGGTCCGCTGGGACTGGATCGGCCGTAACTGGCCCAGGATCCAGCCCCTGCTGGAGGACCACATCGTGATGGCGCTGGTGCCGGTCGTCATCGGGCTGCTCGTCGCGCTCCCGCTCGGGCTGGCCGGTGTCCGCTGGCGACGGCTCTACCAGCCGACCGTCGGCGTGATGAACGTGATCTACTCGCTTCCCTCGCTGGCCGTCTTCATCGTGCTCATCCCGATCACCGGCCTGGCGACCCGTACCACCGTCATGATCCCGCTCACCTTCTACGCCCTGGCGGTGCTGATCCCGGCGGTCGTCGACGGGCTGACCTCGGTTCCCGACCACGTGCGCCAGTCGGCGGTGGCCATGGGCTTCACCCCGCTGCGGCGACTGCTCCGGGTCGACCTGCCGATCGCCGTGCCCGTCGTGCTGGCCGGGCTCAGGGTGGCCACGGTCTCCAGCATCAGCCTGGTCAGCGTGGGTGCGCTGGTCGGCAGAGGCGGACTCGGCTACCTGTTCATCGACGGCTGGCAGCGGCAGTTCTACACCCCGATCGTCGTCGGCATCGTGCTGGTCGTGGTTCTCGCGGGCCTCGCCGACCTGATGCTGGTGCTGGCACAGCGCCTGCTCACCCCCTGGGCACGGGCGAGGGGGTCCGCGTGA
- a CDS encoding ABC transporter permease, whose amino-acid sequence MNWLIDFFGDPANWSGPEGIPVRLLEHLEFAGLSLLLAMLIAIPLGLWIGHTGRGALLVVLSANAARALPTLGLLVLIVLFMGVGTIVPVLIPLVALAVPPILVNTYEGIRGVDPDLRDAAYGMGLRGGQVLGRVLVPVALPLILLGLRLAAIQVVATATVAAYVGLGGLGRYIIDGLATKNYPSTIGGAVLVALLALLVQFAFVLAQRVTVSPGVSGRQDIR is encoded by the coding sequence GTGAACTGGCTGATCGACTTCTTCGGGGACCCGGCCAACTGGTCCGGCCCGGAGGGCATCCCCGTCCGGCTCCTGGAGCACCTGGAGTTCGCCGGGCTCTCACTGCTGCTGGCCATGCTGATCGCGATCCCGCTGGGGCTGTGGATCGGCCACACCGGGAGGGGTGCCCTGCTCGTGGTGCTCAGCGCCAACGCGGCCCGTGCCCTGCCGACGCTGGGCCTGCTGGTGCTCATCGTGCTGTTCATGGGCGTCGGCACCATCGTCCCGGTGCTGATCCCGCTGGTGGCGCTGGCCGTGCCGCCCATCCTGGTCAACACCTACGAGGGCATCCGCGGGGTGGACCCGGACCTGCGCGACGCCGCGTACGGCATGGGACTGCGGGGCGGGCAGGTGCTCGGCCGGGTGCTGGTGCCGGTGGCGCTGCCGCTCATCCTGCTCGGCCTGCGCCTGGCCGCGATCCAGGTGGTGGCGACCGCGACCGTGGCCGCGTACGTGGGCCTGGGCGGCCTGGGCCGTTACATCATCGACGGCCTGGCGACCAAGAACTACCCGAGCACGATCGGCGGGGCCGTCCTCGTGGCGCTGCTGGCCCTGCTCGTCCAGTTCGCGTTCGTCCTGGCGCAACGTGTCACGGTCTCACCGGGGGTGAGCGGGCGGCAGGACATCCGCTAA
- a CDS encoding ABC transporter substrate-binding protein: MKRLLSTAAVILSAVFTLTACGGGDPLTSASASPAGSGPASAPAGGKVIVGSANFPENVLLAEIYAQALEAKGVQVERKLNIGSREVLYDQIKSGGLTVLPEYVGSLLAFVDNTSTQKKKDEVVAALKEKLPAELEILQPAAAEDNNSLTVSKETAAKDGLTTIEDLVKVAKNYTVGGPPEFKSRQEKNFKDTYGLEFKEWKKTGDATADAIKNGTVQVGNVFTTDPKIIINGLVSLQDTKSAFAAENITPLVNKAGVNDTVRTTLDAVSAKLDTAGLVALMKRIAVDKDDAAAVAKDWLSQNGLG; this comes from the coding sequence ATGAAGCGCCTGCTCAGCACCGCGGCGGTGATCCTCTCTGCCGTGTTCACCCTCACCGCGTGCGGCGGTGGTGACCCGCTCACCAGCGCCTCCGCGAGCCCGGCGGGCTCGGGCCCCGCGTCCGCGCCGGCGGGGGGGAAGGTCATCGTCGGATCGGCCAACTTCCCGGAGAACGTTCTGCTGGCCGAGATCTACGCCCAGGCTCTGGAGGCCAAGGGCGTGCAGGTCGAGCGGAAGCTCAACATCGGCAGCCGCGAGGTCCTCTACGACCAGATCAAGAGCGGCGGCCTGACCGTTCTGCCGGAGTACGTCGGCTCGCTGCTCGCCTTCGTCGACAACACGAGCACCCAGAAGAAGAAGGACGAGGTCGTCGCCGCGCTGAAGGAGAAGCTCCCGGCCGAGCTGGAGATCCTGCAGCCCGCCGCGGCCGAGGACAACAACTCGCTGACCGTCTCCAAGGAGACCGCCGCCAAGGACGGCCTCACCACGATCGAGGACCTCGTCAAGGTCGCCAAGAACTACACCGTGGGCGGCCCGCCGGAGTTCAAGAGCCGTCAGGAGAAGAACTTCAAGGACACCTACGGCCTGGAGTTCAAGGAGTGGAAGAAGACCGGTGACGCCACCGCCGACGCCATCAAGAACGGCACCGTCCAGGTCGGCAACGTCTTCACCACCGATCCGAAGATCATCATCAACGGCCTGGTCTCCCTCCAGGACACCAAGAGCGCCTTCGCCGCGGAGAACATCACGCCCCTGGTCAACAAGGCGGGGGTGAACGACACCGTGCGGACCACGCTCGACGCCGTGTCCGCCAAGCTCGACACCGCCGGGCTCGTCGCCCTCATGAAGCGCATCGCGGTCGACAAGGACGACGCCGCCGCGGTCGCCAAGGACTGGCTGAGCCAGAACGGCCTCGGCTAG
- a CDS encoding flavin reductase family protein encodes MSEFIEAMAQVPTGVTVVTVKDDRDDVGTTVATFGSVSLDPPLVMVSMDNAGYLNELLLRRDRWAASVLSAGQKAIASRFATPGRPGARLLLAGTPHHRGAHSEALVVDGGVTAVEAETVKVVPAGDHTLFVARVLGVDYVDSSAQPLTRYRGRYR; translated from the coding sequence ATGAGCGAGTTCATCGAGGCCATGGCCCAGGTGCCGACCGGTGTCACGGTCGTGACCGTCAAGGATGACCGTGACGACGTGGGTACCACGGTCGCCACCTTCGGCTCCGTCTCGCTGGACCCGCCGCTGGTGATGGTGAGCATGGACAACGCCGGCTACCTCAACGAACTGCTGCTCCGCCGTGACCGGTGGGCGGCCAGTGTGCTGTCGGCCGGGCAGAAGGCGATCGCCAGCCGCTTCGCCACTCCCGGCCGTCCCGGCGCCAGGTTGCTGCTCGCGGGCACGCCGCACCACCGTGGCGCGCACAGCGAGGCGCTCGTCGTGGACGGCGGCGTCACCGCCGTGGAGGCCGAGACCGTCAAGGTCGTCCCGGCCGGTGACCACACGCTCTTCGTCGCCCGGGTCCTCGGGGTCGACTACGTCGACTCCTCCGCCCAGCCTCTGACCCGCTACCGCGGTCGTTACCGCTGA